From Microcystis aeruginosa NIES-2549, a single genomic window includes:
- a CDS encoding glycosyltransferase family 2 protein: MKISVCMATYNGSRFIEKQIQSILPQLSYNDELVIVDDCSSDQTVNLIHKFTDSRIKLWENTRNLGAIKNFEKSITNAEGDIIFLCDQDDIWCPDKISEFVNIFTQQKEVTLVISNLQVIDEDDNLIYDSQLISEFTAGMLPNLIKPRFRGCALAFRREMLNYFLPFPKDIPMHDMWIGLVNEIYGQTFYIDKPLIKYRRHSNNVTSDHHAAIIKVLKWRYSLFKNLAMVILKKTFICSGNTQFK, encoded by the coding sequence ATGAAAATTTCAGTTTGCATGGCTACCTACAATGGCTCTAGATTTATAGAGAAGCAAATACAATCTATTCTTCCCCAGCTATCATATAATGATGAACTGGTAATAGTTGATGATTGTTCATCCGATCAAACGGTGAACTTGATTCATAAATTTACTGATTCTCGGATAAAATTATGGGAAAATACCAGAAACTTAGGAGCAATTAAAAACTTTGAAAAATCGATAACTAATGCTGAAGGGGATATAATTTTCCTCTGTGATCAAGATGATATTTGGTGTCCTGATAAAATCTCAGAATTTGTCAACATATTCACTCAACAAAAAGAAGTGACGTTAGTTATTAGTAATTTACAGGTGATTGATGAAGATGATAATTTAATTTACGATTCACAGTTAATAAGTGAATTTACTGCCGGGATGCTTCCTAATTTAATCAAACCGAGATTTCGTGGATGTGCCTTAGCTTTTAGGAGAGAAATGCTGAATTATTTTCTACCTTTTCCAAAAGATATACCAATGCACGATATGTGGATAGGATTGGTCAATGAAATTTATGGACAAACATTCTATATAGACAAACCATTGATTAAATATCGAAGACACAGTAATAATGTTACATCAGACCATCATGCTGCTATTATTAAAGTACTTAAGTGGAGATACTCTTTGTTTAAAAATTTAGCTATGGTAATTTTAAAAAAAACTTTTATCTGTTCTGGAAATACTCAGTTTAAATAA
- a CDS encoding bifunctional acetate--CoA ligase family protein/GNAT family N-acetyltransferase — protein MLNPILDHRGGEHQTIRAFFEPKTIAVVGFNRQNPQLDRTLLNNLHHNPGQHRLYLVNPHPENWLDLPSYSSLPDIQAAIDLVIITAPAPEIPAIIAQSVEKQVKCALILSTGFRETGQIGENLLREIKAIAGQKLRIIGPHSSGICNLSQNLNATFSPILPKPGSIALISQSGAIAAAVLDWSLSENVGFSHFISLGVLLDVDWGELLYYLGDDPQTKSIVIYLESLNNARSFLSSAREVALNKPIIAISRHSTDFDPTSLSHAGKLTSDQLTLSAAFARCGIVEVQRLADLLNITQVLAKIPRFPRGKRLTIISNGVAPALLAASALLAEDGQLATLTPATIAQLAPLVPADIVPRNPIDLRRGSDPDSYARALEIALADAHTDAVLMILSPRFNTDLREIALNIALIAQNSTKPILASLMGGEGIAEAVALLNQQGIPTYRYPDSAARVFNLLWKYEENLRGLYQTPILTNSRENGSDLVLVSQIIEQAGDRTILSEPESLDILKAYGIPVIVTKIAESAAEAVNLAESLGYPVVMKLYSRTIIHKSAVGGVQWPLFSPRAVVQAYQAIEANVSAQVGGEHFLGVSIQPMLEIDRGYELIIGSNYDDQCGPVIIFGTGGRLVDIFQDYATALPPLNTNLARRLLEKTKIYRAFQGLNGLKSLNLANLEQIIVRFSHLVSEQPRIKTIDINPFFADSEQLIALSASILLHPPTTPPEKLSHPAIRPYPEHYIGLWTTKRGLKVLIRPIRAADEPLVRQFHHYLSEETIYYRYFHLVNLDRQTAYDRLTRICFIDYDRVMSLVVEINNDQTEEPEIIAIGRLNKLHGVNVAEFDLLVRDDYQGQGIGTELLRRLVTIGKKEGLEGIEGEILRDNRAMQMIAAKVGFSLYKTADFVKVELEL, from the coding sequence ATGTTAAATCCCATCTTAGATCATCGTGGTGGCGAACATCAAACCATAAGAGCCTTTTTTGAGCCAAAAACCATCGCTGTGGTGGGATTTAATCGCCAAAATCCCCAACTCGATCGCACTCTTTTAAATAATCTCCATCATAATCCCGGTCAGCACCGCCTTTATCTAGTTAATCCTCACCCCGAAAACTGGCTCGATCTTCCCAGCTATAGCAGTTTACCAGATATCCAGGCGGCGATCGATCTGGTAATTATCACCGCCCCTGCTCCCGAAATTCCCGCTATTATCGCCCAATCTGTCGAAAAACAGGTTAAATGCGCCCTGATTCTCTCCACGGGTTTTCGGGAAACTGGACAGATAGGGGAAAATTTACTCAGGGAAATTAAAGCGATCGCTGGTCAAAAATTACGCATTATCGGTCCCCATAGCTCAGGAATCTGCAATCTCAGCCAAAATCTTAACGCTACCTTTTCCCCGATCCTGCCGAAACCCGGTTCAATTGCCCTGATTAGTCAAAGTGGGGCGATCGCTGCTGCCGTGCTTGATTGGAGTTTAAGCGAAAATGTCGGTTTTAGTCACTTTATCTCCCTCGGAGTCCTTTTAGATGTGGATTGGGGCGAATTACTCTATTATTTGGGAGACGATCCCCAAACCAAAAGCATCGTTATCTACCTGGAATCCCTGAATAATGCCCGCTCTTTTCTGTCCTCAGCCCGAGAAGTTGCCCTAAATAAACCAATTATCGCCATTAGTCGCCACAGTACCGACTTTGACCCCACTTCTCTTTCCCATGCTGGCAAATTGACCAGCGATCAGCTAACTCTCTCCGCTGCCTTTGCTCGCTGTGGCATTGTGGAAGTACAAAGACTGGCCGATCTCTTGAATATCACGCAAGTTTTAGCGAAAATTCCCCGATTTCCCCGGGGAAAACGCTTGACAATCATCAGCAATGGTGTTGCTCCCGCTCTTTTAGCGGCCTCGGCTTTACTGGCGGAGGATGGACAACTGGCAACCCTTACCCCCGCAACGATCGCACAACTAGCGCCTCTTGTTCCCGCGGATATTGTCCCACGAAATCCCATCGATCTGCGTCGCGGCAGCGATCCCGATAGCTACGCTCGCGCCCTAGAGATCGCTTTAGCGGATGCACATACCGACGCGGTGTTGATGATTCTCTCGCCTCGCTTTAACACCGATCTGCGAGAAATTGCCCTTAATATCGCTTTAATTGCTCAAAATAGCACAAAACCCATTTTAGCAAGTTTGATGGGGGGAGAGGGCATTGCAGAGGCAGTAGCGTTATTAAATCAGCAGGGTATCCCCACCTATCGCTATCCCGATTCGGCAGCCCGGGTGTTTAATTTGCTCTGGAAATATGAAGAGAATCTGCGCGGTCTTTATCAAACGCCAATTTTAACCAATTCCAGGGAAAATGGCTCCGATCTAGTTTTAGTGAGCCAGATTATCGAGCAAGCAGGGGATAGAACAATTCTCAGTGAGCCAGAGTCTTTAGATATACTCAAAGCTTATGGAATCCCTGTTATTGTCACTAAAATTGCTGAAAGTGCCGCAGAAGCAGTTAATCTCGCTGAATCTCTCGGTTATCCCGTGGTGATGAAACTGTATTCGAGGACGATTATCCATAAAAGTGCGGTGGGTGGGGTACAATGGCCGCTTTTTTCCCCTAGGGCAGTGGTGCAAGCGTATCAAGCGATCGAAGCTAATGTTAGCGCACAAGTGGGTGGGGAGCATTTTCTCGGGGTGAGTATTCAACCGATGTTAGAGATCGATCGAGGATATGAGTTAATTATCGGCTCTAATTACGATGATCAGTGCGGACCGGTGATAATTTTCGGCACTGGTGGCCGTTTGGTCGATATTTTTCAAGATTACGCCACCGCTCTACCTCCTTTAAATACTAATCTCGCTCGCCGACTTTTAGAAAAAACCAAGATTTATCGGGCTTTTCAGGGATTAAATGGGCTTAAATCGCTTAATTTAGCGAATTTGGAGCAAATAATCGTTAGATTTAGTCACCTAGTTAGTGAACAGCCTCGCATTAAAACTATCGATATTAATCCTTTTTTTGCCGATTCAGAGCAATTAATCGCCCTTTCCGCTTCTATCCTTCTTCATCCTCCAACTACTCCCCCAGAAAAGTTATCTCATCCGGCGATTCGTCCCTATCCCGAACATTATATAGGGCTTTGGACGACGAAAAGAGGCTTAAAGGTGCTAATTCGTCCGATTCGGGCAGCGGATGAGCCTTTAGTGCGACAATTTCACCATTATCTCTCGGAAGAAACCATTTATTATCGTTATTTTCATCTTGTCAATCTCGATCGCCAAACCGCTTATGATCGTCTTACGCGCATTTGTTTTATTGACTACGATCGAGTAATGAGCTTAGTGGTAGAGATTAATAACGATCAGACGGAAGAGCCAGAAATTATCGCTATAGGACGCTTAAATAAACTGCACGGCGTTAATGTGGCGGAATTTGACCTATTAGTTAGGGATGACTATCAAGGTCAGGGTATTGGTACAGAATTACTACGGCGTTTAGTCACTATTGGCAAAAAGGAAGGATTAGAGGGAATCGAAGGGGAAATTTTAAGGGATAATCGCGCTATGCAGATGATAGCCGCTAAAGTAGGGTTTTCTCTCTATAAAACTGCCGATTTTGTCAAAGTGGAACTTGAATTATGA
- a CDS encoding glycosyltransferase — protein MKLSASLVLYKNDPEIVIQAIKSLFSTPIEINLSVVDNSPTDEFKKIFDNFQGYDIDYYFNNGNNVGFGQGHNLAITGAKNYDYHLVINPDVYFDNNVITELIHYLDKHQDVGLITPKISYPNGDIQYLCKRQPTVLTLFIRRFIPKKMQFLFKKRLDWYEMRDISYNQIIEVPIISGCFMLFNRKYLDDIGYFDKNMFMYFEDYDLTLRMSKKYKTILYPHVNIYHHWARGAHNSTKLAIVFAQSAVYFFNKHGWKFY, from the coding sequence ATGAAACTTAGTGCCTCCCTTGTCCTTTACAAAAATGACCCAGAGATAGTTATTCAAGCAATTAAATCTCTGTTCAGCACACCCATAGAAATTAATTTATCAGTAGTAGATAATTCTCCCACCGATGAATTCAAAAAAATATTCGATAATTTTCAGGGATACGATATAGATTATTACTTCAATAATGGTAATAACGTTGGTTTTGGTCAAGGACATAACCTAGCTATTACTGGGGCTAAAAATTATGATTATCATTTAGTTATCAATCCAGATGTTTATTTTGATAATAATGTGATCACTGAACTTATTCACTACCTCGATAAGCATCAAGATGTGGGATTGATTACTCCAAAAATATCTTACCCTAATGGGGACATCCAATACCTTTGTAAGCGTCAACCCACAGTTTTGACCTTATTTATTAGACGTTTTATACCAAAAAAAATGCAATTTCTTTTCAAAAAGAGATTGGACTGGTATGAAATGAGAGATATTAGCTATAACCAGATAATAGAAGTACCGATTATTAGTGGTTGTTTTATGCTATTTAACAGAAAATATTTAGATGATATTGGCTACTTTGATAAAAATATGTTTATGTATTTTGAAGATTATGATTTGACCCTTAGAATGTCTAAAAAATATAAAACCATACTTTATCCCCATGTGAATATTTATCATCATTGGGCAAGAGGAGCGCACAACTCGACTAAACTGGCTATAGTTTTTGCTCAATCTGCCGTGTATTTTTTCAATAAACATGGTTGGAAATTTTACTAA
- the gcvH gene encoding glycine cleavage system protein GcvH, whose protein sequence is MELEYPEDLRYLETHEYVRLEGEIATLGISAFAVDQLGDIVFLELPELGEALEVGSSFGTIESVKAVEDLYPPVSGTVVDRNQAMIDSPELIADDPHGEGWLLKVRVENPDTALADTLSASEYRAQVAGES, encoded by the coding sequence ATGGAACTGGAATATCCCGAGGATTTGAGATACCTAGAAACCCACGAATACGTCAGACTCGAAGGTGAAATCGCTACCTTGGGAATTAGTGCTTTTGCCGTCGATCAATTGGGTGATATCGTGTTTCTAGAATTGCCCGAATTGGGAGAGGCGCTGGAAGTAGGTAGTAGTTTCGGCACGATTGAATCGGTAAAAGCGGTAGAAGATCTTTATCCTCCCGTCTCGGGAACCGTAGTCGATCGCAATCAAGCGATGATTGACTCCCCCGAATTAATTGCCGATGATCCCCACGGGGAGGGTTGGTTATTAAAAGTGCGGGTAGAAAATCCCGATACTGCCTTGGCTGATACCCTCTCCGCTAGTGAATACCGCGCCCAAGTAGCAGGAGAAAGTTAA
- a CDS encoding NAD-dependent epimerase/dehydratase family protein: MKNVLVTGSTGFIGSHLLPTLHQHNYQITAAIRQKFEFPAALSIKTVQVGEIDDMTDWQEALLGIDTVIHLAGRAHILHETISNPEAAFIKVNTKGTINLVKQSLKAGVKHFIFVSSIHAMAAESDDILNENSPCHPDSPYGRSKLQAEQALIELAKDSNMIWTILRPTLVYGLGNRANMDRLMKLIKRGLPLPFGAIKNHRSFVFVGNLVAAIITCLDHPNAANQIFLISDNQAVSTPQLIRLIAQQIQQPCRLLPVPTTLLRFLGYLGDRVESITGKNLPFNSYNIDRLLGSLAVDSSYIQKTLDWQPPFTLEQGLAQTIQPEN; encoded by the coding sequence ATGAAAAACGTTTTAGTTACAGGTTCTACTGGCTTTATTGGCAGCCACTTACTGCCAACTTTACATCAACATAACTACCAGATAACAGCTGCAATTCGCCAGAAATTTGAGTTTCCCGCAGCCCTGTCAATTAAGACCGTTCAGGTGGGTGAAATTGATGATATGACCGATTGGCAAGAAGCATTGCTAGGCATTGATACCGTTATTCATCTAGCAGGACGCGCTCATATCCTTCATGAGACTATATCCAATCCAGAAGCAGCATTTATAAAAGTTAACACTAAGGGGACTATTAACCTAGTGAAGCAGTCGCTAAAAGCGGGAGTTAAGCACTTTATTTTTGTCAGTTCTATTCATGCTATGGCTGCCGAAAGTGATGATATTCTTAACGAAAATTCTCCCTGTCACCCCGATAGTCCCTATGGTCGTAGCAAATTGCAAGCAGAACAAGCTTTAATTGAACTAGCAAAAGATAGTAACATGATTTGGACGATCCTTCGTCCTACTCTAGTTTACGGACTAGGCAATCGCGCTAATATGGACCGCTTGATGAAACTAATTAAACGGGGATTACCTTTACCTTTTGGTGCGATCAAAAATCATCGTAGTTTTGTCTTTGTGGGTAACTTAGTTGCTGCCATTATTACCTGTTTAGATCATCCTAATGCCGCTAATCAAATTTTTTTAATTAGCGATAACCAAGCTGTTTCTACTCCCCAATTAATTCGACTCATTGCTCAACAAATTCAACAACCCTGTCGATTGCTGCCCGTCCCCACTACCTTACTTAGATTCTTAGGTTATCTGGGTGATAGAGTAGAATCCATCACAGGGAAAAATCTCCCTTTTAACAGCTATAATATCGATCGCTTGCTTGGTTCTCTTGCCGTTGACTCTAGCTATATTCAAAAAACCCTCGATTGGCAACCTCCCTTTACTTTAGAGCAAGGATTAGCCCAAACAATTCAGCCAGAAAATTAG
- the moeB gene encoding molybdopterin-synthase adenylyltransferase MoeB: MLNPNLAAIELSKEEVQRYSRHIILPEVGLEGQKKLKAASVLCIGTGGLGSPLLLYLAAAGIGRIGIVDFDIVDSSNLQRQIIHGTSWVGKPKIVSAKDRILEINPYCQVDLYETRISSENALDILAPYDVVIDGTDNFPTRYLTNDACVLLDKPNVYGSIFRFEGQATVFNYQGGPNYRDLYPEPPPPGMVPSCAEGGVLGVLPGVIGTIQATEAIKIILGAPDTLSGRLLLYNAWEMKFRELKLRPNPIRPVIEKLIDYEQFCGIPQAKAQEAAEQQKMTEMTVVELKALIDSNANDYILIDVRNPNEYQIAKIPNSVLIPLPDIENGSAIPKIKELVNGYRLIAHCKMGGRSAKALAILKDAGIEGINVKGGISAWSREVDSSVPEY, translated from the coding sequence ATGCTAAATCCTAATCTCGCGGCGATCGAACTTTCCAAAGAGGAGGTTCAACGCTACTCTCGACACATTATTCTGCCCGAAGTGGGCTTAGAAGGTCAAAAAAAACTAAAAGCCGCCAGTGTTCTCTGCATCGGCACCGGGGGACTCGGTTCCCCGCTTTTACTCTATCTAGCGGCGGCTGGCATCGGTAGAATCGGTATTGTTGACTTCGATATCGTCGATAGTTCCAATCTGCAACGTCAAATTATTCACGGCACTTCTTGGGTAGGTAAACCGAAAATTGTTTCCGCTAAGGACAGAATTCTAGAAATTAACCCCTATTGTCAGGTGGATTTGTACGAAACCCGCATAAGTTCCGAAAATGCCCTTGACATTTTAGCCCCCTATGATGTAGTTATCGACGGGACCGATAATTTCCCCACCCGTTATCTGACTAATGATGCTTGTGTTCTTCTCGACAAACCCAACGTCTATGGCTCAATTTTCCGCTTTGAAGGACAAGCAACCGTTTTTAACTACCAAGGCGGTCCCAACTACCGCGATCTCTATCCCGAACCGCCACCACCGGGGATGGTTCCCTCCTGTGCCGAAGGCGGCGTTTTAGGGGTTTTACCCGGAGTAATCGGCACAATTCAAGCCACAGAAGCCATTAAAATTATCCTCGGCGCTCCGGATACCCTCAGTGGTCGTTTACTGCTTTACAATGCTTGGGAAATGAAATTCCGCGAGTTAAAATTGCGCCCGAATCCTATCCGTCCCGTTATTGAAAAACTAATTGATTACGAACAATTCTGCGGTATTCCGCAAGCAAAAGCACAAGAAGCAGCAGAACAGCAAAAAATGACAGAAATGACCGTAGTAGAGTTAAAAGCACTAATTGACAGCAATGCCAATGATTACATTCTCATCGATGTGCGTAATCCCAACGAGTACCAAATCGCTAAGATTCCCAACTCGGTATTAATTCCCCTACCCGATATCGAAAATGGTTCGGCAATTCCCAAAATTAAGGAATTAGTCAACGGTTATCGTCTTATCGCCCATTGTAAGATGGGGGGACGTTCCGCTAAAGCCCTCGCTATCCTCAAAGACGCAGGTATCGAAGGAATTAACGTCAAAGGTGGCATCAGCGCCTGGAGTCGCGAAGTCGATTCTTCTGTACCAGAATACTAA